A stretch of DNA from Thermanaerosceptrum fracticalcis:
TTCTACTAAATTAGCCATTACTAATGTCCTTTTTCCCGGATTAATGGTTATATGGCCATAGTTTGGAGGAATATAGACTTTATCCCCCTTTTTTGCTTCAATGAGAATCACTTCTTCCGCTTCTCCCTCCTGATCATTCTTTTGCAGAAGATAAAGGGCCTGGCCGTCCAGCACTTCATAGTATTCTGAATAGGACAGTCCTGTGTTAGCTTTAACAGGATGAAAATGTCCTACTGTCTTGATATACTCTCCCATAACCACTTTCGGCGGAATAACCGTAATATCATACCTGATATTGTGTGCGCGGAAGATTTCCTTGTGTTCCCGCTCTTCTACGCCCCGGTAAATAAAGTAGATGGGGGGATTATCGTAGGAGGGAAAGGGTAAGTATGTTAAATTTTGCAAAGCCATTAACCTGCAAATATCAGGCTTAACCAAGCGTGCCGCCAAACCGGTGTTGTTTATTTTTCTGGTATTCAAGGCTACGTTCATACGCAAACCCGCCTTTTATATAGCCATACTTTCATTAATAGAAACTGGTTCCTTAGTGTCCGTCGAAAACAGGACTTTGCAGCGCCCCATCAACTGGTAATCCCCCAGGGCAGCCGTTTTTTTATAAAAATTAAAAGGCAATACAAATGCATAACACTAAAAATGCACTCGTATTGCCTCCAGGGGCTTTACTCTTCTTATTAATTTTTTCATCCAAAAAAAGGTACCTCCTTAATTATAATTTCATTCTAATAAGGTTTTTTTCAAATAGCAATATTGTTGCCAATTATTCTATATAAAATTAACAATTAATGCAAATTATGTTTAACTATTATCTTACCTCCACTCCTACGACACCGTTCGTTTTAATAATCATTAACCGCTTACATTTGTTACATTTGATCTCAATGTTGGGCCCTTTAACAATACAAATAAGTTTGTTACACAGACACCTCTCTTCTTCATCATTAAGCAGCTTAAAATCATCAAAATCAACTTTACTTACATCCAAATCCATCCCTCCAGATTTATATTTTGTTACTATATAAAATATTTTCCATATGGTCCAAGTTAGTAGCATTTGTTGGTATCAACCCTCACAATCCGGAGAGTTTACAGGTACTCGTAATAAGATGTCAAAACGAGGTTCCCCATATCTTCGGCGTGCTATATGGATAGCTGCTGCCGTAGCTGCTTTTAACGATCCTGTTCTTTCTGAGTTTTATCTGAAAGAAATCGATACACTCGACTGCTTTATCTACGTGCAGATCCCTGGGAAGTCCTGTGCTATCAACCCTCCCCCAGTCATAAATAAGGCAATACAAATGCATAACACTAAAAATGCACTCGTATTGCCTCCAGGGGCTTTACTCTTCTTATTAATTTTTTCATCCAAAAAAAGGTACCTCCTTAATTATAATTTCATTCTAATAAGGTTTTTTTCAAATAGCAATATTGTTGCCAATTATTCTATATAAAATTAACAATTAATGCAAATTATGTTTAACTATTATCTTACCTCCACTCCTACGACACCGTTCGTTTTAATAATCATCAACCGCTTACATTTGTTACATTTGATCTCAATGTTGGGCCCTTTAACAATACAGATCAGCTTGTTGCATAAACACCTTTCCTGTTCATATATGATTAAATCACAATGATCGGCGTCTTCTTTTTTTATCTCCAATTTCACCTCTCCAAATATCATAGCTTCTGCTCGCTTTCTTTGTTATATTGTTAAAACGAAGAACCCATAAAAAAAAACCGTACAGGGATCATACCCGTACGGCCGGTTGCACTATCAGCTCCATACAGTTCAAGTGCCCAATTACAAACTGTACTTCTACGCTTCCGCATCCCTTTTATTGACAAAAAAAGTTAGATGAAGTTAGACATTAATACTGTTCGTTGGATTATAAATTTTTCCTTTATTTTTTTTTCGAATTTTTCTGATATAACATGTCATATCTCGACTAAATTTTTATATATTTAAGATTCAGCTCAAACTCTGTTAAAACAACAGCCGTACTCTTCAGCTCTGTATGTATAAAATAACAATATAAAAATCTCCCTGTTATAACAATATCTTTTGCTAACTTGTCAATGACAAATTGTTGTCATAAAACCGTGACAAATATGTAATAGATTTCCTGGGGAAGCTAAACTTCATACCAATCATTCCTTTAATTTTTCAGGATGAAAGTTGGAAGGCCGAAGTCTCCTCCGGCCTGATTTTTTGCTGGATAATTTAATTACAGCCTGGAAAAATCCAGGGTCTGGAAGAGATCTTCCAGGGTCTCCGCCCGACGGATCAATTCTACACTGCCGTCGGGTTTTAGGAGCAGTTCGGCAGAACGCAGTTTGCCGTTGTAATTGAAGCCCATGGCGTGCCCGTGGGCACCGGTATCGTGGATAACCACAATATCCCCGATATCGATCCTGGGCAGAGGGCGGTCAATGGCAAACTTATCGTTATTCTCACAGAGACTGCCGGTGACATCATAGGTATGGTCCAAAGGCCAGTCTTCTTTCCCTACTACGGTGATGTGATGGTAAGCGCCGTACATACCGGGACGCATAAGGTTGGCCATGCAGGCATCCAGCCCTACATAATTCTTGTAAATCTCTTTTTTGTGGAGGACCATAGCCACCAGGTAGCCATAAGGCCCGGTGATCATGCGGCCGCATTCCATGGCCAGTTTCAGGGGGTGCAGGCCGTTGGCCACGATCTTCTCCTCATAGGCCTTCCTAATCCCCCGGCCAATGTACTCCAGGTCTACCACTTCCTGTTCAGGCCGGTAGGGTATACCGATGCCGCCGCCGAAATTTACCAGTTCAATGCGAATATCCAGGGTACGATAAAGTTCGATGATCAGATCAAACATCATATTGGCGGTTTCGATAAAATAGTTGGGATCCAGTTCATTGGAAATCACCATGGTATGGATGCCGAAACGTTTGACACCCTTTTCTTTCATGATTTTATAGGCTTCAAAGATCTGTTTCCGGGTAAGGCCGTATTTGGCTTCTTCGGGATTGCCGATGATTGAGTTCCCACCCTCACGCAGAGGGCCGGGATTATAACGGAAGGAAATGATTTCAGGAATTCCTACATGCTTCTCCAGGTAGTCGATGTGACTGATATCATCGAGGTTGATAATGGCCCCCAGTTCAAAGGCTTTCTGGTATTCCACGGCCGGTGTGTCGTTTGAGGTAAAGACGATATTCTCTCCTACTATGCCTGCCTTTTCGGCCAGGACCAGCTCTGCCAGGGAACTGCAGTCGGCGCCGAAGCCTTCCTCCCGCAAGATCTTCAGGATATAGGGATTAGGGGTAGCTTTCACGGCAAAATATTCTTTAAAGGCGGGGGCCCAGGCAAAGGCTTGAATCAGTCTTCTGGCATTTTCCCTGATGGCTTTTTCATCATAGATATGAAAGGGAGTAGGGTGCTCTTTAATAATCTCTTCCAGCTGTGCTTTGGTAAAAGGCAACTTTTTCTCGGCCACGTAAATTTCCTCCTCTATATTTTTCATCTATATAAACAAAAAAGCAGCTTACGAGCACTTCCCGCAAGCTGCTTCATAAGGCAAAGGTCTGCCCCTGCCCTGCTGTACGAAATAGCGCTCCACCCAAAAAATATTGGGTGACAGTCTTGTGCTTATTCAACACAAGCCCAGCAAAGGTCCCCGGCCTGAAAACCTTCACTTCGGCGGCCATTCCTTTCCGTACCCGTCATCGCCGGCCTGCTCCCGATACGTACTCATAATATGCCGCGCCTCTACCATTAATTTATTCTATTGTGCAACAGAGCTCGAAGTCTGTCAATAGATATATTTTGACGGCATTGAGGTTCAAATATTATGGCAAAATGTGGTGGCTTATATTGACAGCACCTGATAAATATATTACAATTCATCACAATTAAACTGGGGACATTCCTGTCTCCAAGGAACTGCCCGCTCTTCAGCAGGTGTGTCCCCTTTCACCACGTTGGGGACATTCCTGTCTCCAAGGAACTGCCCGCTCTTCAGCAGGTGTGTCCCCTTTCCTATATATAAACTTCCGGAGGTGCCGCCATGTTGATCAAAGATATTTTTGCAACTAAGAAACCTGTGATTTCTTTTGAAATATTTCCTCCCAAAAAAGATAGTCCTATTGAAACCATTTACAACACCATCGAGGGCCTAAAGGATTTAAAACCCGATTTTATCAGTGTTACCTATGGGGCTGGCGGCAGCACAACCAACAGGACAGTAGAGATAGCGTCCCTGATTAAACACAAGTACGGCCTGGAAGCCCTGGCCCACCTCACCTGCATCGCCGCCACCAAACAGGAAATCGAGGGCATCCTTAATAGCCTCAAAGACAATGGTATAGAAAACATCCTGGCACTAAGGGGCGACTTACCCCAGGATCCTGATTTTAAGTTTCCCGACCCTCTCCATTACCAGTACGCCAAAGACCTTATCCTTCACATCCAGAGCCTCGGCAGCTTCTCTGTGGGTGCAGCCTGCTACCCCGAAGGGCACCTGGAGTGTGATGATATCGAAAAAGATTTAAGCTATCTAAAACAAAAGGTAGATACGGGTGTGGACTTCTTAATCACCCAGCTCTTCTTTGATAATGAAATTTTTTATGAATTTTTGGATCATATGGCAAGGGCCCGTATCAACGTACCCGTTACTGCAGGGATTATGCCGGTCCTGAACCGAAAACAGATCGAACGTATCACTTCTCTCTGCAAAGCTTCTTTGACCAAAAAGTTTATCAGGATTATGGAGCGGTATGAGCATAATCCGGAAGCACTAAAAGAGGCGGGTATCGCCTATGCTACGGAGCAGATCATCGACCTGCTCTCCTGGGGTGTGGACGGTATCCACATCTATACCATGAACCGCCCGGAGGTTACCAGGAAAATCGTAGAAAATATGTCGACGATCCGGTCAGTGATCAGTACCTAATTCTCCTAAATTGTGCAACAAGTATACTGTATTATATCAACCCTTTGCCGTGTTCAACCATTATATATAGATAATAACTGTTTGTTGGAAAAAAATACAAGGAGTTGCGGCACTTGCGTAAATCAGACTTCACCAAAATTGAGGAACTTATCTGCCAAGATTTAGGCGGGCGAGGGCTGGGAAAAGCTGCTCTCATTCCCGGAGACCTGGCCAGGGCCGCGGAAAAGCTGATGGACAGTACAACAGTACTTATTGTTACAGGCTTTGGCATAAAAGACACTCTTATAGGAGAAACAGATGGTCCGCTGGGCGCCCTCTCTTTGGCAGGAGCTTTGGAGGAATTGGGTAAAAATGCTGTTCTGATCACAGATCAATACTCCAGTCCCTTATTAGAGGCGGGCTCCACTCTTAAGGGCCTTTCCTCACCCCTTGAAGTCGTCCCTTATGACGGGGCCGAAATTTTCTGTGTAGATTTGATCAATAAATACCGGCCATCCATGATTGTAGCCATCGAGCGCCCCGGACGGGCCCGGGATGGACGCTTTTACTCCATGCGAGGAGAAGATTTAACCTATCTTATACCAAATACCGATCCCCTCTTTACTAAAGCGGCGGAGCTTGGTATTCCTACCGCTGCAGTAGGGGACGGGGGCAATGAACTGGGTATGGGGAAAATAGCCGACATTATTCAAAACTCTGTTTCTAACGGTACCCAGATCTGCGCGGTTACCAGGGCCGATTATGTGCTGGTAACGGGGGTCTCCAACTGGGGAGGCCACGGCCTCACAGCCGCCCTTTCCCTGCTTTCCGGAAAGAACCTTCTCCACGACAGGAAAATGGAAAAGGATTTGTTAGCTGCCCTGGTGAAAGAGGGAGCCATTGACGGCTGCAGCAAAAAGCGGGAGATGACCGTGGACGGGTTAAGCCTGGAAATAAATTTGGCAATCTTGGACGAGCTCCATCAGATAGTAGAAATGGAGTTACTAAAGGAGAAAAAAGCCGTATCCTTCTAAGAGAACAAAAAACGAGAAAAAACGACTGCCACCCTTAAAAGGTTTGCAGCCGTTTTTTTTGGCTTATGCGACAAGGGGGACGGTTCTCTTGTCGCAAAAAGGGATTTTTCCATTCCATCAAAACCCCATAGTGATGGGATTCTTCATCCTCCAGATAATTGGAAACTAAAGCCACAGGCACTCTGCCGCAGTGCAGGAGAAAAGTGATAACAGGGTCCTTTAATTCCCCTCTTACGACGGCTTCCAGATACTGTTCTGCCGTCATCTCCTGGGCTACGCGATGATAGCCGGGAATTCTACCGCCACCCAGCAAGCGGCGCAATCCTTTATACACTACCACTTCATACATGGACTGCATGAGCCATTTCCCTAATCCCAGTTTACGATAGGCAGGCCTGATACAGATATCCACCACGTAAAGAGTATCTCCGTTGGGGTCGTGGTTTCGAATGTAACCGTTATCCGTAATCTCGCTCCAGGTATGATGGGTATGGTTGTGGTCCAGTTTGACAATTAAACCCGTCATGGAACCGGCCAGGGTGCCTTCCACTTCCGCACACAAAGCTCCTTCGGGGAACAAAGTGATGTGATTATATAACTGCTCCTCATTCCACCAGAGTTCGGCAGGAAAAGGAGGAGGAAAGCTTTCCTGCTGGATACGGATTAAGCCGGGAAAATCTTTTTCCCGGTAAGAACGGATAACCCCTTGGACCGTACGGTCCCCGTCAAAGAAATAAAGTTCTTTGTAAAACATGCACCTTTTCACCTCCAACCCCCGGCTTAATTCAGTTCCAATCAGGATACAAATCGGTACGGCGGTCCCGCCAGGTGGTAACAGAGCCGGCTTCTCTAACCTGGTAGAGTAATGCTAAATCCAGGTCTGCTGTAATAATCATATCGTCGTTAATCTCCCCTTCGGCTAACAGGCCATGAGGAGGAAAGGGAATATCATTGGGTGTAATGACGGCTGCCTGCCCGAAATTGGCCCTCATAAAATCCACCGTGGGAAGACTCCCTACTGTACCTGTTGTCACCACATAGACCTGGTTCTCTATGGCCCGCGCATGGCTGGTATATCTTACGCGATAAAAACCATGGCGGTCATCGGTGCAGGATGGGCAAAAGATGACATCGGCACCCCGGGCCCGTACCATTCTCACAATTTCGGGGAATTCAATATCATAACAGGTCAAAAGGGCTATTCTACCCTTCTCTGTGTCAAAGACATGAAGTTCATCTCCCGGTGTAATTCCCCACTCCTTTATCTCCGTAGGGGTCATATGAAGTTTGGGCTGAACAGCCACCCGGCCATCGGGGTAAAAAAGATGAGCCGTATTATACAACTTACCACCCTCCCTGATGACGTGGGTTCCCCCGATAATATGCATTCCGGTGCTTCTGGCCAGCCCTGTAAAAAGTGAATAATACTGGTCCGTAAACTCCGGCAATTCTTGAATACTCAAGGCTCTGCCTTTTTTATCGCCTATTGACAAAAGCTGGGTAGTAAAAAATTCAGGAAACAAGACAAATTCAGCCCCGAACTCCTGGGCTGTTTTTACATAATGCTCCACCTGCCGGGCAAAATCTTGAAAACGCTTGATGGTATGCAGGTGATATTGAACCGCTGAGACTCTGAATTTCACAGGGTTATCTCCTTTCCTGAAGATGGTTCTTCTCTTTTATGCCAAATATAGCGCAACAGGTTATTCAAGTCAAGAAAACGACTTAAAGCAAAAGCTCTGTGTCCCTCCACTCCGAGGGCACAGAGCTTATATCTATTCACTCAATGCAAAATCTGAAATAATTCGTCATAAGCTGCA
This window harbors:
- a CDS encoding DUF4392 domain-containing protein; the protein is MRKSDFTKIEELICQDLGGRGLGKAALIPGDLARAAEKLMDSTTVLIVTGFGIKDTLIGETDGPLGALSLAGALEELGKNAVLITDQYSSPLLEAGSTLKGLSSPLEVVPYDGAEIFCVDLINKYRPSMIVAIERPGRARDGRFYSMRGEDLTYLIPNTDPLFTKAAELGIPTAAVGDGGNELGMGKIADIIQNSVSNGTQICAVTRADYVLVTGVSNWGGHGLTAALSLLSGKNLLHDRKMEKDLLAALVKEGAIDGCSKKREMTVDGLSLEINLAILDELHQIVEMELLKEKKAVSF
- a CDS encoding GNAT family N-acetyltransferase, with the protein product MFYKELYFFDGDRTVQGVIRSYREKDFPGLIRIQQESFPPPFPAELWWNEEQLYNHITLFPEGALCAEVEGTLAGSMTGLIVKLDHNHTHHTWSEITDNGYIRNHDPNGDTLYVVDICIRPAYRKLGLGKWLMQSMYEVVVYKGLRRLLGGGRIPGYHRVAQEMTAEQYLEAVVRGELKDPVITFLLHCGRVPVALVSNYLEDEESHHYGVLMEWKNPFLRQENRPPCRISQKKRLQTF
- the metF gene encoding methylenetetrahydrofolate reductase [NAD(P)H] — encoded protein: MLIKDIFATKKPVISFEIFPPKKDSPIETIYNTIEGLKDLKPDFISVTYGAGGSTTNRTVEIASLIKHKYGLEALAHLTCIAATKQEIEGILNSLKDNGIENILALRGDLPQDPDFKFPDPLHYQYAKDLILHIQSLGSFSVGAACYPEGHLECDDIEKDLSYLKQKVDTGVDFLITQLFFDNEIFYEFLDHMARARINVPVTAGIMPVLNRKQIERITSLCKASLTKKFIRIMERYEHNPEALKEAGIAYATEQIIDLLSWGVDGIHIYTMNRPEVTRKIVENMSTIRSVIST
- a CDS encoding diaminopimelate decarboxylase family protein; the encoded protein is MAEKKLPFTKAQLEEIIKEHPTPFHIYDEKAIRENARRLIQAFAWAPAFKEYFAVKATPNPYILKILREEGFGADCSSLAELVLAEKAGIVGENIVFTSNDTPAVEYQKAFELGAIINLDDISHIDYLEKHVGIPEIISFRYNPGPLREGGNSIIGNPEEAKYGLTRKQIFEAYKIMKEKGVKRFGIHTMVISNELDPNYFIETANMMFDLIIELYRTLDIRIELVNFGGGIGIPYRPEQEVVDLEYIGRGIRKAYEEKIVANGLHPLKLAMECGRMITGPYGYLVAMVLHKKEIYKNYVGLDACMANLMRPGMYGAYHHITVVGKEDWPLDHTYDVTGSLCENNDKFAIDRPLPRIDIGDIVVIHDTGAHGHAMGFNYNGKLRSAELLLKPDGSVELIRRAETLEDLFQTLDFSRL
- a CDS encoding glucose-6-phosphate isomerase family protein yields the protein MNVALNTRKINNTGLAARLVKPDICRLMALQNLTYLPFPSYDNPPIYFIYRGVEEREHKEIFRAHNIRYDITVIPPKVVMGEYIKTVGHFHPVKANTGLSYSEYYEVLDGQALYLLQKNDQEGEAEEVILIEAKKGDKVYIPPNYGHITINPGKRTLVMANLVEAAFKSDYEPIKRKKGAAVYCFRDDFSGYAIVPNNNYTRQVEPKRVKAAEWPSPIPVSKKNSLYDLFVDNPRAFVFLK
- a CDS encoding carbon-nitrogen hydrolase family protein; its protein translation is MKFRVSAVQYHLHTIKRFQDFARQVEHYVKTAQEFGAEFVLFPEFFTTQLLSIGDKKGRALSIQELPEFTDQYYSLFTGLARSTGMHIIGGTHVIREGGKLYNTAHLFYPDGRVAVQPKLHMTPTEIKEWGITPGDELHVFDTEKGRIALLTCYDIEFPEIVRMVRARGADVIFCPSCTDDRHGFYRVRYTSHARAIENQVYVVTTGTVGSLPTVDFMRANFGQAAVITPNDIPFPPHGLLAEGEINDDMIITADLDLALLYQVREAGSVTTWRDRRTDLYPDWN